A section of the Saccopteryx leptura isolate mSacLep1 chromosome 4, mSacLep1_pri_phased_curated, whole genome shotgun sequence genome encodes:
- the C4H8orf48 gene encoding LOW QUALITY PROTEIN: uncharacterized protein C8orf48 homolog (The sequence of the model RefSeq protein was modified relative to this genomic sequence to represent the inferred CDS: deleted 1 base in 1 codon), whose amino-acid sequence MADRSNETVEPFRDEVRSSGSPSSSGGLQPWPQDLGSKPENGKPTARLDCQDKHSDLSEKRFSWKWINYLKGKETNCGRYQPDIKLKTETTGASDEQLKALQSFCTFKINLICHKANSEEKTSSRQKKLQRRLDAEASEAVAPDCTVPDELWNRICLKNMSATLRQAARVKHHVSSRCPDCTRKRAELAQSAFLKQKRTLLESRLLQEKIDERLHTTGFLTRVREAHQGLPRLSDDPRIIWKRLKEKSQKRYSGFERSDKEQKMRMERNSAGHSPLALPFLKSLTLTKQIMLFIIDNV is encoded by the exons ATGGCTGACCGTTCTAATGAGACGGTGGAGCCCTTCCGTGATGAGGTGCGGAGTTCCGGTTCACCCAGCTCCTCTGGAGGACTTCAGCCCTGGCCCCAGGACTTGGGGAGCAAACCTGAGAATGGAAAGCCGACTGCTCGCTTGGACTGTCAAGATAAACATTCTGACCTTTCGGAAAAGAGGTTTAGTTGGAAATGGATCAACTACCTCAAGGGCAAAGAAACTAACTGTGGACGGTACCAACCAGACATTAAACTGAAGACAGAAACCACTGGGGCGTCTGATGAACAGTTGAAGGCCCTGCAGTCTTTCTGCACCTTTAAAATAAACCTGATCTGTCATAAAGCAAATTCTGAGGAGAAAACGAGCAGCAGACAGAAAAAGCTGCAGCGTAGATTGGATGCAGAGGCTTCAGAGGCAGTTGCCCCAGATTGTACTGTCCCTGATGAGCTTTGGAACAGAATCTGTTTAAAAAACATGTCAGCAACACTGAGACAGGCGGCAAGAGTTAAGCACCATGTTTCTTCTAGGTGTCCCGATTGCACCAGAAAAAGAGCAGAATTGGCTCAGTCGGCCTTCTTGAAACAAAAGAGGACTTTACTGGAGTCACGTTTACTCCAAGAGAAAATAGATGAACGTCTTCATACTACAGGCTTTCTTACCCGTGTGAGAGAAGCACATCAGGGCCTCCCAAGGCTTTCAGATGACCCCAGAATAATCTGGAAAAGACTGAAGGAGAAAAGTCAGAAGAGATACTCTGGGTTTGAAAGGTCAGATAAGGAGCAGAAGATg agaatggaaagaaatagTGCTGGTCATTCACCTTTGGCTTTACCATTTCTCAAATCACTGACTCTGACCAAACAGATCATGCTGTTTATCATTGATAATGTGTAA